A single region of the Serinus canaria isolate serCan28SL12 chromosome 1, serCan2020, whole genome shotgun sequence genome encodes:
- the LIPT2 gene encoding putative lipoyltransferase 2, mitochondrial produces the protein MSGRAVRVLRLGAVPYAEALRVQERCVAAARAARGPAALPVPAAARGGPEEPAAESVVLSEPAQPVYTWGLRGAPGAAEAAALRARGAALVAARRGGHITFHGPGQLLAFPVLDLRRRRLPLRAYVAGLEALVLRLCRRLGLGTARALPPPYTGVWMGDSKLCAIGVHCGNHITSHGLALNCCTDLSWFEHIVPCGLEGKGVTSLSRELGQHVAVSHVLQPFLDSFQEVFECTLVSSEEPGV, from the exons ATGTCTGGGCGGGCGGTGCGGGTGCTGCGGCTGGGCGCGGTGCCGTACGCGGAGGCGCTGCGGGTGCAGGAGCGCTGCGTGGCGGCGGCTCGGGCTGCGCGGGGCCCGGCGGCGCTGCCGGTGCCGGCGGCGGCCCGGGGCGGCCCGGAGGAGCCGGCGGCGGAGAGCGTGGTGCTGAGCGAGCCGGCGCAGCCCGTGTACACCTGGGGGCTGCGGGGCGCGCCGGgcgcggcggaggcggcggcgctgcgggcGCGGGGCGCGGCGCTGGtggcggcgcggcgcggcgggcACATCACCTTCCACGGGCCCGGGCAGCTGCTCGCCTTCCCCGTGCTCGACctgcgccgccgccgcctgccGCTCCGCGCCTACGTGGCCGGGCTGGAGGCGCTGGTGCTGCGGCTGTGCCGCCgcctggggctgggcacggcCCGGGCTCTGCCGCCGCCCTACACCGGGGTCTGGATGGGCGACAGCAAGCTCTGTGCCATCG GTGTGCACTGCGGGAACCACATCACCTCGCACGGGCTGGCGCTGAACTGCTGCACCGACCTCTCGTGGTTCGAGCACATCGTGCCCTGCGGGCTGGAGGGCAAGGGCGTCACCTCGCTCAGCCGCGAGCTGGGACAGCACGTCGCCGTCAGCCACgtcctccagcccttcctcgACTCCTTCCAGGAGGTGTTTGAGTGCACTTTGGTCTCCTCGGAAGAGCCCGGGGTCTAG
- the KCNE3 gene encoding potassium voltage-gated channel subfamily E member 3: MLSPGSAWQRRGQGGHTSRPSEAMDGMNGTEPWQRSLQAVLSALNQTLHGARSCPGQPPVTGDTRRNANAYMYILFVMTLFAATVGSLILGYTRSRRVDKRSDPYHVYIKNRVSMI; this comes from the exons ATGCTCAGTCCCGGCTCAGCCTGGCAGCGGCgcgggcagggagggcacaccAG ccgGCCGAGCGAGGCCATGGACGGGATGAACGGCACGGAGCCGTGGCAGCGCAGCCTGCAGGCGGTGCTGAGCGCCCTGAACCAGACCCTGCACGGGGCCAGGTCCTGCCCCGGGCAGCCCCCGGTGACAGGGGACACGCGTCGCAACGCCAACGCCTACATGTACATCCTGTTCGTCATGACGCTCTTCGCCGCCACCGTGGGCAGCCTCATCCTGGGCTACACCCGCTCCCGCAGGGTGGACAAGCGCAGCGACCCCTACCACGTCTACATCAAGAACAGGGTCTCCATGATCTGA